The Thermocrinis ruber genomic sequence GAGACGGTGGAAAAGCTCATAAGGAGGCTTGAGTGCCATCTGCAAGGCGGAGATATGGAAAAGGCAAAGGAGTTATCTGAAAAGGTAAAGGAGCTATACAAGGTTAGGCAATCCATCAGAAATTTTATGAAGGAGTAAAGCATGCCCTACAAGGACCTAAGGGAATTTTTAAGAAGGATTGAGAAGGAAGGAGAGCTGGCAAGGATCAGGGAGGAAGTTTCTCCCATCCTTGAGATCACCGAGATCACAGACCGAGTTTGTAAGATGCCCAAGGGCGGAAAGGCTCTTCTCTTTGAAAGGGTAAAGGGCTACTCCATCCCAGTTTTAACCAACATGCTGGGCTCCGAAAAAAGAGTAAAGTTAGCCCTTGGTTATGAGAACCTTGAGGACATAGGCTGGAAGCTATACAAGCTTTTGAGACCGGAGATTCCACATACCTTTTTGGATAAGCTAAAGAAACTGCCCGAGCTAAAAAAGCTAAACGATGCCCTCCCAAAGGTGGTAAAGGATGGTCCCATCCGGGAGGTGGTAAGGAGGGAAAAGATAGATGTCCTTGAGTTTCCCATCTTGCAATGCTGGCCTGAAGACGGCGGAAGGTACATAACCTTTGGGCAGGTGATTACCAAGGACCCAGAGAGTGGAATAAGAAACGTGGGACTTTATAGGGTTCAGGTGCTCTCTCCCACCGAGCTTGCCCTACATTGGCAGATCCACAAGGACGGAAACCATCATTACTGGAAGGCAAAGAGGCTAAAAAAGAAGCTGGAGGTGGCCATAGCCATCGGTGGAGACCCGGTGCTCTCTTATGTGGCTTCCGCACCACTTCCACCGGAGGTGGATGAATACCTATTTGCGGGTTTAATAAGGGAAGAGGGCGTGGAGCTCATAAAGGGCATAACGGTGGATTTGGAGTATCCAGCCCACGCGGAGATCGTTATAGAAGGCTACGTGGACCCAGAGGAGCCATTGGTGGATGAGGGACCTTTTGGAGACCACACGGGCTTTTACACCCCGGTGGATAAATACCCCAAGATGCACATCACCGCCATACTCCACCGGAGGGACCCTATATACGTGGCTACCATAGTGGGAAAGCCACCCCAAGAGGACAAATACATCGGCTGGGCAACAGAGAGGATATTTTTGCCCCTTATCAAGTTCAACCTGCCCGAGGTGGTGGATTATCACCTGCCAGCGGAAGGATGTTTTCATAACTTCTGCTTTGTGTCTATAAAGAAAAGATATCCGGGGCATGCCTTTAAGGTAGCCTACGCCTTGCTCGGGCTTGGTCTCATGTCCCTAACAAAGCATGTGGTGGTCTTTGATGAGGATATAAACGTCCATGACTTTGGAGAGGTTCTGTGGGCTTGGGGCAACAACGTGGACCCATCAAGGGATGTGCAAATTCTGAAGGGTCCTATAGATGTTTTGGACCACAGCACCAACGAAGTGGGCTTTGGTGGAAAGATGATAATAGACGCAACAACTAAGTGGAAGGAGGAGGGCTACACAAGGCAGTGGCCCAAGGTTATTGAGATGTCGGAGGAAGTGAAAAAACGCATAGATGCTATTTGGGATAAACTGAACCTTTGAGTTAAATTAATCCCTATGTGCGGTATTTTTGGAATTTTTGGAGTGGAGAACGCCGAAAAGTACGCCTTTTTTGGTATATACGCCCTCCAACACAGAGGACAAGAAAGCGTAGGCATTGCGGTTTCTGACTTTGAAAACATAAAGGTGGTAAAAAAGGAAGGATTGGTGCTATCTGCCATAAAGAAGGAAGACTTAGAACAGGCCAAGGGCTACCTTGCCATAGCCCACGTTAGGTATGCAACCGCAGGCAGGTCTGGAGCCTTCAACGCCCAACCTTTTTTAAAAAAAACACCCATAGGTGAAGTGGCAGTAGCCCACAACGGCAACCTGATAAATTTCAAAGAGCTAAAGGACGAGCTTTTGCGAGAGGGAGAGGCTTTTGAGTACGATTCCGACACAGAGCTGTTTCTTTCCCTCCTTTGCAAGGGGACATACACACCCGAGGGCTTAAAGCTACATCCCGAGGATGAACAGCTTTTACCATACTTTTTTTATGTTTTAAAAAGGGTACAGGGTGCCTATAGCGTGCTTTTCCTTTTAAAGGACCGACTCATAGCCATAAGGGACCCATACGGCTTTAGACCTTTGCTTATGGGAAGGTTGAAGGATGCCATACTCTTTGCCTCTGAGAGCTGTGCCTTTGACATTCTCTCCGGGGAATTCTGGAGGGAGGTAAAGCCGGGGGAGGTGGTGGTAGTAAGCAAAAGCGGTATAAGGAGCTACTTTCCCTTTAGTTCCTCAAAGAGGGCTATGTGCATCTTTGAGTTTGTTTATTTTTCAAAGCCAGAAAGCTACATATTCAACGAGTGGGTTTATAACGTAAGAAAGAAGATGGGCGAGGTGTTGGCACAGGAGGATGAGCTGATTGCGGACGTGGTGGTGCCTGTGCCAGACTCGGGCGTAGTGCCAGCCCTGGGCTACTCTCAGAGAAAGGGTATTCCCTTGGAGCTTGGACTGATCAGAAACCACTACGTGGGAAGGAGCTTTATTGAACCAACCCAAGAGCTGAGGGACATAAAAGTGCTCATGAAGTTTAACCCAAACCCGGCAGTCCTAAAAGGAAAAAGGGTGGTGGTAATAGATGACTCCCTCGTCAGGGGAACCACCT encodes the following:
- a CDS encoding menaquinone biosynthesis decarboxylase, encoding MPYKDLREFLRRIEKEGELARIREEVSPILEITEITDRVCKMPKGGKALLFERVKGYSIPVLTNMLGSEKRVKLALGYENLEDIGWKLYKLLRPEIPHTFLDKLKKLPELKKLNDALPKVVKDGPIREVVRREKIDVLEFPILQCWPEDGGRYITFGQVITKDPESGIRNVGLYRVQVLSPTELALHWQIHKDGNHHYWKAKRLKKKLEVAIAIGGDPVLSYVASAPLPPEVDEYLFAGLIREEGVELIKGITVDLEYPAHAEIVIEGYVDPEEPLVDEGPFGDHTGFYTPVDKYPKMHITAILHRRDPIYVATIVGKPPQEDKYIGWATERIFLPLIKFNLPEVVDYHLPAEGCFHNFCFVSIKKRYPGHAFKVAYALLGLGLMSLTKHVVVFDEDINVHDFGEVLWAWGNNVDPSRDVQILKGPIDVLDHSTNEVGFGGKMIIDATTKWKEEGYTRQWPKVIEMSEEVKKRIDAIWDKLNL
- the purF gene encoding amidophosphoribosyltransferase gives rise to the protein MCGIFGIFGVENAEKYAFFGIYALQHRGQESVGIAVSDFENIKVVKKEGLVLSAIKKEDLEQAKGYLAIAHVRYATAGRSGAFNAQPFLKKTPIGEVAVAHNGNLINFKELKDELLREGEAFEYDSDTELFLSLLCKGTYTPEGLKLHPEDEQLLPYFFYVLKRVQGAYSVLFLLKDRLIAIRDPYGFRPLLMGRLKDAILFASESCAFDILSGEFWREVKPGEVVVVSKSGIRSYFPFSSSKRAMCIFEFVYFSKPESYIFNEWVYNVRKKMGEVLAQEDELIADVVVPVPDSGVVPALGYSQRKGIPLELGLIRNHYVGRSFIEPTQELRDIKVLMKFNPNPAVLKGKRVVVIDDSLVRGTTSKKIVSMLRKAGAKEVHMRIASPPVIGPCYYGIDTPTKEELIATKFSVQEIAEFIGADSLKYLSLEGLKSCVEDPEDFCTACFSGQYPLEVKEEVQRIR